The following coding sequences lie in one Syngnathus scovelli strain Florida chromosome 1, RoL_Ssco_1.2, whole genome shotgun sequence genomic window:
- the LOC125979335 gene encoding centrosome and spindle pole-associated protein 1 isoform X7 — MGYTGIYIDILASLVFKTNKAPQNSATNHSTRWYVNTYCQVEMEDELELFIRERKARLAQDRASLEHDPPYMEIQERPHRGYGSLLKENIPPGLTAQKIDLHSDNGGTASALKRSSGVEVESSNVGLPLGVEYQKKKDRLQHELRMDYRNYIAQQAGVLRQHPLSRRDVGTLTDVRKESCRGLSPPESPTHQVRRRETTPVDQELEEEQYTELRSRRRMGLDCSYNKPQPKKVHGREERDSPSGFVSQGRRSRALIKADDAEFSTSLLIGEIHTDETLQRRKERYREELQEQIAEQHRNKQREKDLELKVAATGVNDPEKQPNRIRQFGLSKRKESQLSRHSMLGQSESSSSFPNHDKTSVNGRLMPPPDLAFQFPLIECHGDGPTPNRQPVGRPFPRAMGASRPNTETVTTGPHTGLMLPEKFRSTREKTLDYAESLKKQFATCWQNDARERSSKLLNKIQEQQERKRLEREEQERYEAKIEADMKRHQPWGRGGGGAPLKDSTGNLIADLKQMHKLNVEACSNPKQQQRAPAVTATFPVEHSNPNISISGHQIDKLIEDSHTNLEQQQEAPVVFAAGPAENPNDKISGFNNVQTPQIAPGTVSKPKQQQPDKQEYRAYLKMQIEEKQQKQAEERERNRLEDEKLERKMAEDRARMKREYEEEQEKLKQKVLLKEKAREQKDIEAEKKKTEEREKAVQKKREQEKLAQVKRELSTPVPTLQKSPQSPIVETRHSSPPRSGNYFPGHQSPPVPACRNQQRAAVNKRDVYSVLSALRREICAEQKRLESHLHQGGYDEMDSGMYRRLVRLLGLAAPVRKPHSRNMEPSNLQIHDSLQLHADRESSLSSVDIERMEKPSSQRSTCTKDYFDVYPTHQNDRESVIGRHARGSLLESDSVFLAPLGDVFPVPSSPEPEETPLTARETRRLTKQSEYSSEPLDNTANSGSRKRREAESSSEEKSQEKMSPCRAANTAGTVDLSDDDSLLPQISHLNHKHQS, encoded by the exons ATGG GATACACAGGAATCTACATTGACATTCTCGCTTCGTTAGTGTTTAAGACGAACAAGGCGCCACAAAACAGCGCCACAAACCATTCCACCAG GTGGTACGTTAATACCTATTGCCAGGTAGAGATGGAAGATGAGCTTGAGCTCTTCATCAGGGAGCGTAAAGCAAGACTGGCCCAAGACAGAGCTAGTTTGGAACATGACCCTCCATACATGGAAATTCAG GAAAGACCTCATAGAGGCTATGGGTCCCTGCTCAAGGAGAACATCCCCCCCGGGTTAACTGCTCAAAAGATAG ATCTCCACAGTGACAATGGAGGTACTGCCTCGGCTTTAAAAAGGTCATCTGGAGTGGAAG TGGAAAGCAGCAATGTGGGTCTTCCCCTTGGTGTGGAGTACCAAAAGAAGAAAGACAGGCTTCAGCATGAGCTTCGCATGGACTACAGAAACTACATTGCACAG CAAGCGGGTGTCCTCAGACAGCACCCCCTTTCACGGAGGGATGTAGGCACTCTAACAGATGTCCGTAAGGAATCTTGCAGAGGTCTTTCTCCTCCTGAGAGTCCCACACATCAGGTCAGGCGACGAGAGACGACGCCTGTGGACCAGGAGTTGGAGGAAGAGCAATACACAGAGCTCAGAAGTCGCAGGCGAATGGGGTTGGACTGCAGTTACAACAAGCCACAACCCAAAAAGGTTCATGGCAG GGAAGAGAGGGACAGTCCTTCAGGTTTTGTCAGCCAAGGCAGACGATCAAGAGCACTGATCAAAGCTGATGATGCTGAATTTTCGACCAGTCTTTTAATTG GAGAAATTCATACAGATGAAACCTTACAAAGGAGGAAAGAGCGCTACAGAGAGGAGCTGCAGGAACAGATAGCTGAGCAGCACAGAAACAAACAGAG GGAAAAAGATTTGGAGCTAAAAGTTGCCGCAACTGGGGTGAACGATCCAGAGAAACAG CCCAACCGAATCAGGCAATTTGGACTGAGCAAGAGAAAAGAGTCTCAGCTGTCACGGCATTCCATGTTGGGTCAAAGCGAATCATCATCCAGCTTCCCTAATCATGATAAGACGAGCGTTAACGGCAGGCTGATGCCTCCACCTGATCTTGCCTTTCAATTTCCACTCATTGAGTGCCATGGAGATGGGCCAACTCCCAATAGACAGCCTGTTGGCCGCCCCTTCCCTAGAGCAATGGGCGCTTCCAG GCCCAATACCGAGACTGTTACAACAGGTCCCCATACTGGGCTTATGCTTCCAGAGAAGTTCAGGTCAACAAGGGAAAAGACTTTGGACTACGCAGAATCCCTGAAAAAACAG TTTGCAACATGTTGGCAGAACGATGCCAGGGAAAGGAGCAGCAAGCTATTGAACAAG ATTCAGGAGCAACAAGAGCGGAAGCGTTTAGAGAGGGAGGAGCAGGAGCGCTACGAGGCCAAGATCGAAGCTGACATGAAGAGGCATCAGCCTTGGGGGCGAGGTGGAGGTGGAGCTCCACTCAAAGACAGTACAGGAAATCTGATTG CTGACCTCAAGCAGATGCACAAGTTGAACGTAGAAGCCTGCAGTAAcccaaaacagcagcagagaGCCCCAGCTGTGACAGCCACCTTCCCAGTTGAACACTCCAACCCTAACATCAGCATCTCTG GCCACCAGATAGACAAATTGATTGAAGACTCTCACACTAACCTGGAGCAGCAACAGGAAGCCCCAGTTGTGTTTGCAGCCGGCCCAGCTGAGAATCCAAACGACAAGATCTCTG GTTTCAACAATGTTCAAACGCCCCAGATTGCCCCGGGCACTGTGTCTAAGCCTAAACAGCAACAACCTGATAAGCAAGAATACAGAGCTTACCTGAAAATGCAG ATAGAGGAGAAGCAGCAAAAACAGGCAGAGGAAAGAGAACGGAACAGACTGGAGGATGAAAAGCTAGAGAGGAAAATGGCAGAGGATAGGGCTCGCATGAAGAGGGAGTATGAAGAAGAACAAGAGAAGCTGAAACAAAAAGTGCTATTAAAA GAAAAGGCCAGGGAACAGAAGGATATAGAAGCCGAAAAAAAGAAGACTGAAGAGAGGGAGAAAGCAGTACAGAAGAAACGTGAACAAGAGAAGCTTGCTCAG GTCAAGCGGGAGTTGTCCACTCCAGTTCCCACTCTGCAAAAGAGCCCCCAGTCTCCCATTGTTGAGACCCGTCATTCCTCTCCTCCACGCTCA GGGAATTATTTTCCTGGCCACCAGTCCCCCCCTGTCCCTGCTTGCAGGAATCAACAACGAGCAGCAG TCAATAAACGTGATGTGTACAGTGTACTGTCAGCTTTGCGTCGGGAGATTTGCGCTGAGCAAAAGCGACTTGAAAGTCATCTGCATCAGGGCGGTTATGATGAAATGGATTCCGGAATGTACCGAAG ACTTGTACGTCTGCTGGGGCTTGCGGCTCCAGTTCGAAAGCCCCACTCCAGAAATATGGAACCAAGTAATCTTCAAATTCATGACTCGCTTCAGCTCCACGCAG ATCGAGAATCAAGTCTCAGCTCCGTCGATATTGAGAGGATGGAGAAGCCCAGCAGCCAGAGATCCACATGCACCAAGG ACTATTTTGACGTATACCCAACTCATCAAAACGATCGG GAGAGCGTGATAGGAAGACATGCAAGAGGATCTCTCCTCGAGTCGGATAGTGTTTTTCTCG CTCCTTTGGGAGATGTTTTTCCTGTGCCAAGTTCCCCAGAGCCTGAAGAGACACCGCTCACAGCACGGGAAACGAGGAGGCTGACCAAACAGTCAGAGTATTCTTCG GAACCACTAGACAACACCGCCAACTCCGGTAGCAGGAAGCGGCGAGAAGCAGAGTCGAGCAGTGAGGAAAAAAGCCAGGAAAAGATGTCGCCATGTCGTGCTGCAAACACAGCAG GAACGGTGGACCTGTCTGACGATGACTCTTTACTTCCCCAAATTTCTCACCTCAATCACAAACATCAAAGTTAA
- the LOC125979335 gene encoding centrosome and spindle pole-associated protein 1 isoform X3, with product MGYTGIYIDILASLVFKTNKAPQNSATNHSTRWYVNTYCQVEMEDELELFIRERKARLAQDRASLEHDPPYMEIQERPHRGYGSLLKENIPPGLTAQKIDLHSDNGGTASALKRSSGVEVESSNVGLPLGVEYQKKKDRLQHELRMDYRNYIAQQAGVLRQHPLSRRDVGTLTDVRKESCRGLSPPESPTHQVRRRETTPVDQELEEEQYTELRSRRRMGLDCSYNKPQPKKVHGREERDSPSGFVSQGRRSRALIKADDAEFSTSLLIGEIHTDETLQRRKERYREELQEQIAEQHRNKQREKDLELKVAATGVNDPEKQPNRIRQFGLSKRKESQLSRHSMLGQSESSSSFPNHDKTSVNGRLMPPPDLAFQFPLIECHGDGPTPNRQPVGRPFPRAMGASRIPFPPPHSAYAGNEAFSGPYPEPHYYYYNNNNRNLPDPNLAYYGHLPYPAMGLPLIYYNMSPGGDVPSRLGDSSPQSGSSFPESSPLPNTETVTTGPHTGLMLPEKFRSTREKTLDYAESLKKQIQEQQERKRLEREEQERYEAKIEADMKRHQPWGRGGGGAPLKDSTGNLIADLKQMHKLNVEACSNPKQQQRAPAVTATFPVEHSNPNISISGHQIDKLIEDSHTNLEQQQEAPVVFAAGPAENPNDKISGFNNVQTPQIAPGTVSKPKQQQPDKQEYRAYLKMQIEEKQQKQAEERERNRLEDEKLERKMAEDRARMKREYEEEQEKLKQKVLLKEKAREQKDIEAEKKKTEEREKAVQKKREQEKLAQVKRELSTPVPTLQKSPQSPIVETRHSSPPRSGNYFPGHQSPPVPACRNQQRAAVNKRDVYSVLSALRREICAEQKRLESHLHQGGYDEMDSGMYRRLVRLLGLAAPVRKPHSRNMEPSNLQIHDSLQLHADRESSLSSVDIERMEKPSSQRSTCTKDYFDVYPTHQNDRESVIGRHARGSLLESDSVFLAPLGDVFPVPSSPEPEETPLTARETRRLTKQSEYSSEPLDNTANSGSRKRREAESSSEEKSQEKMSPCRAANTAGTVDLSDDDSLLPQISHLNHKHQS from the exons ATGG GATACACAGGAATCTACATTGACATTCTCGCTTCGTTAGTGTTTAAGACGAACAAGGCGCCACAAAACAGCGCCACAAACCATTCCACCAG GTGGTACGTTAATACCTATTGCCAGGTAGAGATGGAAGATGAGCTTGAGCTCTTCATCAGGGAGCGTAAAGCAAGACTGGCCCAAGACAGAGCTAGTTTGGAACATGACCCTCCATACATGGAAATTCAG GAAAGACCTCATAGAGGCTATGGGTCCCTGCTCAAGGAGAACATCCCCCCCGGGTTAACTGCTCAAAAGATAG ATCTCCACAGTGACAATGGAGGTACTGCCTCGGCTTTAAAAAGGTCATCTGGAGTGGAAG TGGAAAGCAGCAATGTGGGTCTTCCCCTTGGTGTGGAGTACCAAAAGAAGAAAGACAGGCTTCAGCATGAGCTTCGCATGGACTACAGAAACTACATTGCACAG CAAGCGGGTGTCCTCAGACAGCACCCCCTTTCACGGAGGGATGTAGGCACTCTAACAGATGTCCGTAAGGAATCTTGCAGAGGTCTTTCTCCTCCTGAGAGTCCCACACATCAGGTCAGGCGACGAGAGACGACGCCTGTGGACCAGGAGTTGGAGGAAGAGCAATACACAGAGCTCAGAAGTCGCAGGCGAATGGGGTTGGACTGCAGTTACAACAAGCCACAACCCAAAAAGGTTCATGGCAG GGAAGAGAGGGACAGTCCTTCAGGTTTTGTCAGCCAAGGCAGACGATCAAGAGCACTGATCAAAGCTGATGATGCTGAATTTTCGACCAGTCTTTTAATTG GAGAAATTCATACAGATGAAACCTTACAAAGGAGGAAAGAGCGCTACAGAGAGGAGCTGCAGGAACAGATAGCTGAGCAGCACAGAAACAAACAGAG GGAAAAAGATTTGGAGCTAAAAGTTGCCGCAACTGGGGTGAACGATCCAGAGAAACAG CCCAACCGAATCAGGCAATTTGGACTGAGCAAGAGAAAAGAGTCTCAGCTGTCACGGCATTCCATGTTGGGTCAAAGCGAATCATCATCCAGCTTCCCTAATCATGATAAGACGAGCGTTAACGGCAGGCTGATGCCTCCACCTGATCTTGCCTTTCAATTTCCACTCATTGAGTGCCATGGAGATGGGCCAACTCCCAATAGACAGCCTGTTGGCCGCCCCTTCCCTAGAGCAATGGGCGCTTCCAG AATTCCTTTCCCCCCTCCTCATTCCGCTTATGCAGGCAATGAAGCATTCAGCGGTCCCTATCCAGAGCCCCATTACTACtactacaacaacaacaacagaaatCTGCCTGACCCAAACCTTGCCTATT ACGGTCATTTGCCTTACCCTGCTATGGGACTTCCCCTGATTTACTACAACATGTCACCTGGAGGAGATGTGCCAAGTCGGCTTGGTGACTCAAGCCCCCAAAGTGGAAGCAGTTTCCCTGAGtcctctccact GCCCAATACCGAGACTGTTACAACAGGTCCCCATACTGGGCTTATGCTTCCAGAGAAGTTCAGGTCAACAAGGGAAAAGACTTTGGACTACGCAGAATCCCTGAAAAAACAG ATTCAGGAGCAACAAGAGCGGAAGCGTTTAGAGAGGGAGGAGCAGGAGCGCTACGAGGCCAAGATCGAAGCTGACATGAAGAGGCATCAGCCTTGGGGGCGAGGTGGAGGTGGAGCTCCACTCAAAGACAGTACAGGAAATCTGATTG CTGACCTCAAGCAGATGCACAAGTTGAACGTAGAAGCCTGCAGTAAcccaaaacagcagcagagaGCCCCAGCTGTGACAGCCACCTTCCCAGTTGAACACTCCAACCCTAACATCAGCATCTCTG GCCACCAGATAGACAAATTGATTGAAGACTCTCACACTAACCTGGAGCAGCAACAGGAAGCCCCAGTTGTGTTTGCAGCCGGCCCAGCTGAGAATCCAAACGACAAGATCTCTG GTTTCAACAATGTTCAAACGCCCCAGATTGCCCCGGGCACTGTGTCTAAGCCTAAACAGCAACAACCTGATAAGCAAGAATACAGAGCTTACCTGAAAATGCAG ATAGAGGAGAAGCAGCAAAAACAGGCAGAGGAAAGAGAACGGAACAGACTGGAGGATGAAAAGCTAGAGAGGAAAATGGCAGAGGATAGGGCTCGCATGAAGAGGGAGTATGAAGAAGAACAAGAGAAGCTGAAACAAAAAGTGCTATTAAAA GAAAAGGCCAGGGAACAGAAGGATATAGAAGCCGAAAAAAAGAAGACTGAAGAGAGGGAGAAAGCAGTACAGAAGAAACGTGAACAAGAGAAGCTTGCTCAG GTCAAGCGGGAGTTGTCCACTCCAGTTCCCACTCTGCAAAAGAGCCCCCAGTCTCCCATTGTTGAGACCCGTCATTCCTCTCCTCCACGCTCA GGGAATTATTTTCCTGGCCACCAGTCCCCCCCTGTCCCTGCTTGCAGGAATCAACAACGAGCAGCAG TCAATAAACGTGATGTGTACAGTGTACTGTCAGCTTTGCGTCGGGAGATTTGCGCTGAGCAAAAGCGACTTGAAAGTCATCTGCATCAGGGCGGTTATGATGAAATGGATTCCGGAATGTACCGAAG ACTTGTACGTCTGCTGGGGCTTGCGGCTCCAGTTCGAAAGCCCCACTCCAGAAATATGGAACCAAGTAATCTTCAAATTCATGACTCGCTTCAGCTCCACGCAG ATCGAGAATCAAGTCTCAGCTCCGTCGATATTGAGAGGATGGAGAAGCCCAGCAGCCAGAGATCCACATGCACCAAGG ACTATTTTGACGTATACCCAACTCATCAAAACGATCGG GAGAGCGTGATAGGAAGACATGCAAGAGGATCTCTCCTCGAGTCGGATAGTGTTTTTCTCG CTCCTTTGGGAGATGTTTTTCCTGTGCCAAGTTCCCCAGAGCCTGAAGAGACACCGCTCACAGCACGGGAAACGAGGAGGCTGACCAAACAGTCAGAGTATTCTTCG GAACCACTAGACAACACCGCCAACTCCGGTAGCAGGAAGCGGCGAGAAGCAGAGTCGAGCAGTGAGGAAAAAAGCCAGGAAAAGATGTCGCCATGTCGTGCTGCAAACACAGCAG GAACGGTGGACCTGTCTGACGATGACTCTTTACTTCCCCAAATTTCTCACCTCAATCACAAACATCAAAGTTAA
- the LOC125979335 gene encoding centrosome and spindle pole-associated protein 1 isoform X4 produces MGYTGIYIDILASLVFKTNKAPQNSATNHSTRWYVNTYCQVEMEDELELFIRERKARLAQDRASLEHDPPYMEIQERPHRGYGSLLKENIPPGLTAQKIVESSNVGLPLGVEYQKKKDRLQHELRMDYRNYIAQQAGVLRQHPLSRRDVGTLTDVRKESCRGLSPPESPTHQVRRRETTPVDQELEEEQYTELRSRRRMGLDCSYNKPQPKKVHGREERDSPSGFVSQGRRSRALIKADDAEFSTSLLIGEIHTDETLQRRKERYREELQEQIAEQHRNKQREKDLELKVAATGVNDPEKQPNRIRQFGLSKRKESQLSRHSMLGQSESSSSFPNHDKTSVNGRLMPPPDLAFQFPLIECHGDGPTPNRQPVGRPFPRAMGASRIPFPPPHSAYAGNEAFSGPYPEPHYYYYNNNNRNLPDPNLAYYGHLPYPAMGLPLIYYNMSPGGDVPSRLGDSSPQSGSSFPESSPLPNTETVTTGPHTGLMLPEKFRSTREKTLDYAESLKKQFATCWQNDARERSSKLLNKIQEQQERKRLEREEQERYEAKIEADMKRHQPWGRGGGGAPLKDSTGNLIADLKQMHKLNVEACSNPKQQQRAPAVTATFPVEHSNPNISISGHQIDKLIEDSHTNLEQQQEAPVVFAAGPAENPNDKISGFNNVQTPQIAPGTVSKPKQQQPDKQEYRAYLKMQIEEKQQKQAEERERNRLEDEKLERKMAEDRARMKREYEEEQEKLKQKVLLKEKAREQKDIEAEKKKTEEREKAVQKKREQEKLAQVKRELSTPVPTLQKSPQSPIVETRHSSPPRSGNYFPGHQSPPVPACRNQQRAAVNKRDVYSVLSALRREICAEQKRLESHLHQGGYDEMDSGMYRRLVRLLGLAAPVRKPHSRNMEPSNLQIHDSLQLHADRESSLSSVDIERMEKPSSQRSTCTKDYFDVYPTHQNDRESVIGRHARGSLLESDSVFLAPLGDVFPVPSSPEPEETPLTARETRRLTKQSEYSSEPLDNTANSGSRKRREAESSSEEKSQEKMSPCRAANTAGTVDLSDDDSLLPQISHLNHKHQS; encoded by the exons ATGG GATACACAGGAATCTACATTGACATTCTCGCTTCGTTAGTGTTTAAGACGAACAAGGCGCCACAAAACAGCGCCACAAACCATTCCACCAG GTGGTACGTTAATACCTATTGCCAGGTAGAGATGGAAGATGAGCTTGAGCTCTTCATCAGGGAGCGTAAAGCAAGACTGGCCCAAGACAGAGCTAGTTTGGAACATGACCCTCCATACATGGAAATTCAG GAAAGACCTCATAGAGGCTATGGGTCCCTGCTCAAGGAGAACATCCCCCCCGGGTTAACTGCTCAAAAGATAG TGGAAAGCAGCAATGTGGGTCTTCCCCTTGGTGTGGAGTACCAAAAGAAGAAAGACAGGCTTCAGCATGAGCTTCGCATGGACTACAGAAACTACATTGCACAG CAAGCGGGTGTCCTCAGACAGCACCCCCTTTCACGGAGGGATGTAGGCACTCTAACAGATGTCCGTAAGGAATCTTGCAGAGGTCTTTCTCCTCCTGAGAGTCCCACACATCAGGTCAGGCGACGAGAGACGACGCCTGTGGACCAGGAGTTGGAGGAAGAGCAATACACAGAGCTCAGAAGTCGCAGGCGAATGGGGTTGGACTGCAGTTACAACAAGCCACAACCCAAAAAGGTTCATGGCAG GGAAGAGAGGGACAGTCCTTCAGGTTTTGTCAGCCAAGGCAGACGATCAAGAGCACTGATCAAAGCTGATGATGCTGAATTTTCGACCAGTCTTTTAATTG GAGAAATTCATACAGATGAAACCTTACAAAGGAGGAAAGAGCGCTACAGAGAGGAGCTGCAGGAACAGATAGCTGAGCAGCACAGAAACAAACAGAG GGAAAAAGATTTGGAGCTAAAAGTTGCCGCAACTGGGGTGAACGATCCAGAGAAACAG CCCAACCGAATCAGGCAATTTGGACTGAGCAAGAGAAAAGAGTCTCAGCTGTCACGGCATTCCATGTTGGGTCAAAGCGAATCATCATCCAGCTTCCCTAATCATGATAAGACGAGCGTTAACGGCAGGCTGATGCCTCCACCTGATCTTGCCTTTCAATTTCCACTCATTGAGTGCCATGGAGATGGGCCAACTCCCAATAGACAGCCTGTTGGCCGCCCCTTCCCTAGAGCAATGGGCGCTTCCAG AATTCCTTTCCCCCCTCCTCATTCCGCTTATGCAGGCAATGAAGCATTCAGCGGTCCCTATCCAGAGCCCCATTACTACtactacaacaacaacaacagaaatCTGCCTGACCCAAACCTTGCCTATT ACGGTCATTTGCCTTACCCTGCTATGGGACTTCCCCTGATTTACTACAACATGTCACCTGGAGGAGATGTGCCAAGTCGGCTTGGTGACTCAAGCCCCCAAAGTGGAAGCAGTTTCCCTGAGtcctctccact GCCCAATACCGAGACTGTTACAACAGGTCCCCATACTGGGCTTATGCTTCCAGAGAAGTTCAGGTCAACAAGGGAAAAGACTTTGGACTACGCAGAATCCCTGAAAAAACAG TTTGCAACATGTTGGCAGAACGATGCCAGGGAAAGGAGCAGCAAGCTATTGAACAAG ATTCAGGAGCAACAAGAGCGGAAGCGTTTAGAGAGGGAGGAGCAGGAGCGCTACGAGGCCAAGATCGAAGCTGACATGAAGAGGCATCAGCCTTGGGGGCGAGGTGGAGGTGGAGCTCCACTCAAAGACAGTACAGGAAATCTGATTG CTGACCTCAAGCAGATGCACAAGTTGAACGTAGAAGCCTGCAGTAAcccaaaacagcagcagagaGCCCCAGCTGTGACAGCCACCTTCCCAGTTGAACACTCCAACCCTAACATCAGCATCTCTG GCCACCAGATAGACAAATTGATTGAAGACTCTCACACTAACCTGGAGCAGCAACAGGAAGCCCCAGTTGTGTTTGCAGCCGGCCCAGCTGAGAATCCAAACGACAAGATCTCTG GTTTCAACAATGTTCAAACGCCCCAGATTGCCCCGGGCACTGTGTCTAAGCCTAAACAGCAACAACCTGATAAGCAAGAATACAGAGCTTACCTGAAAATGCAG ATAGAGGAGAAGCAGCAAAAACAGGCAGAGGAAAGAGAACGGAACAGACTGGAGGATGAAAAGCTAGAGAGGAAAATGGCAGAGGATAGGGCTCGCATGAAGAGGGAGTATGAAGAAGAACAAGAGAAGCTGAAACAAAAAGTGCTATTAAAA GAAAAGGCCAGGGAACAGAAGGATATAGAAGCCGAAAAAAAGAAGACTGAAGAGAGGGAGAAAGCAGTACAGAAGAAACGTGAACAAGAGAAGCTTGCTCAG GTCAAGCGGGAGTTGTCCACTCCAGTTCCCACTCTGCAAAAGAGCCCCCAGTCTCCCATTGTTGAGACCCGTCATTCCTCTCCTCCACGCTCA GGGAATTATTTTCCTGGCCACCAGTCCCCCCCTGTCCCTGCTTGCAGGAATCAACAACGAGCAGCAG TCAATAAACGTGATGTGTACAGTGTACTGTCAGCTTTGCGTCGGGAGATTTGCGCTGAGCAAAAGCGACTTGAAAGTCATCTGCATCAGGGCGGTTATGATGAAATGGATTCCGGAATGTACCGAAG ACTTGTACGTCTGCTGGGGCTTGCGGCTCCAGTTCGAAAGCCCCACTCCAGAAATATGGAACCAAGTAATCTTCAAATTCATGACTCGCTTCAGCTCCACGCAG ATCGAGAATCAAGTCTCAGCTCCGTCGATATTGAGAGGATGGAGAAGCCCAGCAGCCAGAGATCCACATGCACCAAGG ACTATTTTGACGTATACCCAACTCATCAAAACGATCGG GAGAGCGTGATAGGAAGACATGCAAGAGGATCTCTCCTCGAGTCGGATAGTGTTTTTCTCG CTCCTTTGGGAGATGTTTTTCCTGTGCCAAGTTCCCCAGAGCCTGAAGAGACACCGCTCACAGCACGGGAAACGAGGAGGCTGACCAAACAGTCAGAGTATTCTTCG GAACCACTAGACAACACCGCCAACTCCGGTAGCAGGAAGCGGCGAGAAGCAGAGTCGAGCAGTGAGGAAAAAAGCCAGGAAAAGATGTCGCCATGTCGTGCTGCAAACACAGCAG GAACGGTGGACCTGTCTGACGATGACTCTTTACTTCCCCAAATTTCTCACCTCAATCACAAACATCAAAGTTAA